The window GGCACGGGAGGTCGGCGAGCCGCGACCGTCGCCAGGTCGCCCCCGGCGTCCCGGCTTCAGGCTGCCGGGCTGTACGTCTCCGAGAGGAGATTGAGGACGGCGACGCCGGCGAGGATCAGCCCGAACCCGACGAGTGCGGCCGGGTCGACGGACTCCTCGAACACGACGACCCCGACGGCGGCGGCACCGACGATCCCGACCGCCGACCACGTCGCGTACACGAGCCCGACGGGAAGCTCCTGGAGCGTCAGGCTCAGGAAGTAGAACGAACAGAGGTAGCCGACGACGACGACCGCGGTCGGAACCGGGTTCGAGAACCCGTCTGCGAGCTTCAACGACGCCGTGCCGGCGATCTCGCTGACGATAGCGACGCCCAAGTAGAGATACTCGCGCACACCGACGTTGTCTGCCGGTCCCTGTTCAATTGCCCGGCCGTGTCCGCCGACAGAGACCCGACGCCTCGGTCGTCGCCGGCCACTCTGCCGGCCTCCTCCCGAAGACGACGCTCGTGGAGTGGACCACAGCAGAGTGGAGCTACACGCTCGCGCCGCCGTCAGTCAGTCACCGCCGGCCCAGTTCCCCCTCGAGGCGCCCGCGGCGGTCGGTCGCACAGTCACCGGACTCGGAACTGTCGCCACCGGACTGGACCCCGCCGTCGAAGACGACGACACGACCAGTGGGGTCGAACTGAGCCGACCGAGCCCGTGGTGTCGCCTCGCCGGGGTCACCCCTCGGCGGACTCTCGGGACAGCGACCGCGACCCGTCGCAGCGGTTCACAGTAGTCGCCAGTGATTTCAGCGTGGCTGCTAGGCTACAGCTATGTCCCCGAGACCAGCAGCAATCGTCCTCGTCGGTGTCGTCGTGCTCCTCGCCGGCTGTGGCGGGGCGGGCGGCGGCCCCACTCCCTCGACGGCCGTCTCGCCGACGGCGACCGACGCCGGGAGCGACACCCGGGCGACACCGACGGACACGGCGACCGCGACGGCGACCGAGCGAGCGACCCCGACAGACACACCGACGGCGACGCCCACTCCGACGGCGACGCCCACTCCGACGGCGACACCGAATCCAGCCGCACAGAACCCCTGGGACGCCGCGACGGTGGCGGTAGCCGTCGAGACGAGTGACTCCGTCGAGGCGCCTGCCCGGCACCGGCGACTCCTCAGCGAGACGCTCCGGTGGACCGACGCCAACAGCTCGGCGTGGGCCGAGTTCCCGGTCGAGTTCGTCGTCGTCGACGAACAGTACCGTGCCGACGTGGTGTTCGAGGTTCGGCCGACGATACGAGAGTGCGGCGACGAGACGACCGACGCCTCGTTCGGCTACTGCACTCCCGCGTACGACGCCGACACGACTGAACCGGCGACGGAGACGGTCCAGGTCGCCTCCCGGTACGCGACGCCACAGGTTCGGAACAACTACCGCGAGGTGATCGCACACCTCGCGGGCGTCGACTTCGGAGCGACCGACCGTCTCGCCGGCGTTCGGACGTTCGAGCAGTCGGTGTACCGTGACCCGTGGCCGGCGACCGACCGCGTGGTCGTCGGCGTCGACAACGACGTGCGGCCCGCGCGGAACGTCACGGGGCTCGTCCGAGACGCCGTCGACTACTGGGAGTCCGGCTCGGGTGCGCCACACCGCAACTACACGGTGGAGTTCGCCGTCCGCCCGGACGCCGCCGACCCGGACGTCACCGTCGAAGTGGTGGAAGACATCCTCGAGTGTGGGACGGAGCCCAGCGCCTACACGGTCGGGTGTGCGCCAGTGTTGAATCGCCACCGGCTGGCGGCAGACGACGCGACGATTCGGATCGTCGCCGGCTACACGGACGCCTCGACACGCGAGACCCTGCGTCACGAGTTCGGCCACCTCCACGGTCGGCTCCACGGTCGGGCGCCGATGCCGACGATGGACGCGACGAGCGAACAGGTGCGTCTCCCGCAGCCGAACGCGACGGAGCGACGGAACGCGTGGGCGTTCTCGAACCTGGACGTGTACGTCGCCAGGTCGAACCTCACCAGTCTGGAGCGTGACGACTTCCAGCGGGAAGTGCTCGCTGCGCTCGAGTGGGTCGCCGACGGAGCCGGCGGCGCGATCCGGGCCGACCTCGACTTCGAGATCGTCGACGACCGTTCGGACGCGGATATCGTGATCGAGCAGTCGGACGACGACCTCGGCGACTCCGCGTCGACGAGCGACTGGTTCGGCGACGACGTCGACGCCGACGAGTCGTTGGAACGGCTCGGCTCTCAACGGATCGTGATCGCCGACGGAGTCGACACGAGAGATGTCGGCTACCACGTCGCCTACTGGCTCGTACGCCCGTTCTTCGAAGACCCCGCCGACCATCCGGAGCCGATCGACCTCGAAGACGACGACCGCGAGGACTTCCCGGAGTAGGAGTCGGCCGCCTCTCGGAGCGCTCTGTGTCGACGAACCTGCTCGCCGCCCACGACGGTGCGACAGACGCGACCGACGTAGCCGACGCAACAGACGCGACAGACGCAACAGACGCGACCGAAGCGACCGACGCGACAGACGCAACAGACGCGACCGACGCGACAGAGCGACCGAAGCGACCGACACGACCTCTCGGCGGTACGTCGTCGGGTCGGTCGACCACAGCAGACGGGACGCCTCCGGGGGCGAGCGACTCGACGGCGTCGCCGTGGGAGTTTGGCACCCTCGTCTCGCCTCCGAGCGAACGGCGTCGAGAGGTAGCTGCCCTCGGAGACGGCCTCCACTACGAATTCAGAGCCGCCAGTATTTTCTTTCTACATACTGAAACCGAATTGGGGTCAGAAATGAGAGAGAATAACACGACAGGCAGGCGAACAGTTCTCGGAACGATCGGGGCGATGGCGTTCGGGCTGGGGACAGTCGGGACGGCGACGGCGTCGCCGGACACGGTGTCGGTCGGCGACGCGCGGGCGGCGGCGGCGGCGACGGTACGCCGGGCCGCAGAGCGCGAGCAGTTCGCGGCCTGGGAAGGTGCGGGTCTCGGGCAGCCGACGACGTTCCACGCCCGGAACGCGGCCCGGGGGCCGGCGGCAGTCCCGGCGGTGTACGTGTTCCCCGTGCAGGAGGGTGGCCGTGATCTCGGGTACGTCACGGCCGGCGCGCGACCGGAGTGGGCGGACGTGATCGAGTACAGCACCGCGACGCCGCCACAGCGGCGCGTCGCGGCGACTCGTGCCCACGCCCGGCGTCACGGCGCACGCCCGACCGACCGACTGCTCTACCACGGCGGCGTGAAGTACGGCGTCGAGCTCGCAGACGGGCGCGGGGTCAACGTCAGAAACGGCCGCGCAGCACCACTGACCGAGATCGATCCCTCGCGGGTGGCCGCCCAGCCGACGGGGGTGACCACTGCCGACACTACCACCGACGTCACAGCCGACAGCCACTACTACGACTGGCTCTGGGAGGTCCCGGCCTGGACGGAGAGCGACACCGACGACCCCTGGGACGACTGGGACGGCTGTGTCCCGATCGCGGCGTCGATGGCTCTCGCGTACCACGAGGACGTCGGCGAGAGCGTGAAGGAGGTGTACATCGACGACCTCCACGAGGACATGAACACCAACGACGCCGGGTCGACGTTCCCGACGGACATCGACAACGGGATCAACGAGTTCGACACCGGAGACGACTCCTACAACGGCCGAAACATCTACCTCTGGAGTCACCCGAACTTCACGAAACAGGAGATCGGTGCCGGTCGCCCGTTCCTGCTCAACATGACCAGCGGTGACCAGGCGGACGACCGGAACCAGAACTACGGCAACCACACCGTCACCGTCGTCGGCTACGACGAAGGCGGCGACGAGCTGATCCTCCACGACACCTGGGACGACACGACACACCACTTCGACTGGGGGAGTTGGCTGGCCGCCTCCTACACGAAGATCACCGTCGAGTGACCACTTCGGGGACGTGTCGTCCGGTGCCGTCGCGGCCTGCGACCGTGCCGTTATGGCTTGCGGCTGTGTCGTCACGGCCTGCGACCGTGCCGTCACTCTCGTCGGTGTTCAGTGCTCACTCCCATCCAAGCGCGCGCCGGCAGTGACTCCACGATCCGCCAGTGCGTCGACCAACGCCGTCTCGGTCACGGGTCGTGCGTCAAGACCGACCTCGCGGGCGACCCGGACGGCGGCGGGCGGGTGGAGGTTCGCCCGCGCGAGGAGGTCGTCGTCGTAGAACACCTCGCGTGGCGTCCCGGTGCCGATCACGTCGCCGTCGTGCATCACGACGACCCGGTCGGCGATTTCCGCGGCGAACGCCAGGTCGTGTGTCGAGACGACGACGCTCCGGCCCTCGCGGTGGACCCGTTCGATCCGGTCGGCGACGAGCCGCGATCGCTCAGGGTCGAGTCCGGCCAGGGGTTCGTCCAAGACGACCACACTCGGGTCCAGGGCGAGCACGCCCGCGAGTCCGACGAGTCGTTTTTCGCCGCCGCTGAGGTAGTGGGGGACACGCTCGACCAGATCCGCGCCGTCGACGGCCGCGAGCGCCTCCCGACCACGCTCTCGGGCCGTCTCCGGGCTCGCCCCGTAGTTCTGCGGCCCGAACGCCACGTCGTCGATCACCGTCGGCGCGACGAGCTGTGTGTCACCGTCTTGGAACACGAACCCCACCTCGCGGCGGGCCACCTCGCGGTTGCTGTCGTCAATCTCTACCCCGCCGACGACGAGCCGACCGTCGTCGGGGACGAGCGTGGCGTTCAGATGCTCCAACAGCGTCGACTTCCCGGCACCGTTGCCGCCCACCAGCGCCACCACCTCCGACTGCCCGAGCGTGAAGGTCACGTCGTGGATACCGACCGTGCCGTCCGGGTACGTGTGCTCGTGACACCGGAGGTCGATCAGTGGGGTACCGCCGGCGTCTACGCGACCGTCGCCGTCTCGGGTGCCGTCGCCGATGTCGTCGAACTCCCCGACTGCGTCGCTCACGGCACCACCCCGTACACGGCGAGGGCGTACGCGACGACGGTCGCGTAGACGACGGCGACCGCCACGAGTTCGCGGGCGGGCGGTCGCCCGGCGTCACCCGAGGGCGTGACCGTCCCGTCGTAGCCTCTGGCCTCCATCGACACGACGAGTCGCTCCGAGCGTTCGACGGCCGTGAGCATCGTCGTCCCGAGCAGCCGGGCGTACAGCCGACGGTTCGACCAGAACTCCGAGAGGCTGGCACCACGCGACAGCGCCGCCTTCAGCAGATCCTCCAGCGTCTCGATCATCACGAACGTGAACCGGTAGGTCAACAACGCGATCTGGTCCACGGGCCGGGGGAGCAGTCGCCCGAGCACGGCCGCGACGTGGGCGTACCGCGTCGTCGCCACCGCCGCGAGCGTGAACGTAACGACCGTCAGCGACCGGAACGCCAACTCCGCGAACAGCGTCAGTCCGGTCCAGGTCACTGAGAGGTCGCCGACGGGTGTCGAGAGGCTGCCACCGACGGCCGTCCCGGGTTCGAGGAACGCCAGCGGCCCGGCGACGGAGACGACGAACAACGCCGGCAGCGTGTACCACCCCGCGAGCCGGCGGTACGCCAGCCCGGCGACGCCGTAGACGGCGAGCGTCGCGGCGTAGCTGCCCGCGAGCACGGCGAGACTGTCGGCGACAGTGACTGTCACCACGAACGCACCCGTGAGTGCGACTTTCGTCCACGGATTGACCCGGTGGAACGGGCTGTCGCGGTGCTGTGCGAACGCGGTGACGAGCCGCGGGTCCGGGACGTGGTTCGACAGTGTCGTCATCGGCGTGTGGAGGGGTCGCGGTCGTCCGTGGCAGCCGCGCCCGACGACCGACTGTAACGGTCGGCGTACAGATACAGCCCGACGCCGACGACGGCGAGGAGGGCGACGAGCGCGAAGAACTCCATCACGACACCACCCTTCCGGATTGGCCCGGCGATCACGACGCCGCGGCCGAAGTCGACGAGCGCGCCGCTGCTGTCCTTCACTCCCCGCTGGAGGGCTTTCGCGGAGCGTTTCGCCCACGGGAGCGCCCCGCCGGTGGCAGTGAACCCCCACAGCCCGGCCGCGAGGAACGCGCCGAACAACGCCGCGAGTCCGCCGTACTGCTTCCAGCGGTCCATCAAGCCGTCACCCCCGTGTTGTCGTCTGCGGCGCTACTCTCGCGTCCGATCAGGTCTGGTCGAACGGACGCCAGGAACTGGACGACGAACCCCGTGAGCAGCCCCTCGATCACGGCGACGCCGAGGTTGAGCCCGACGAGCCCCGCGACTGCGACCGCGAGATCGGCCCGCGGGAGCGCGCTACCGTTGACACCACTGACGACGATGATCCCGCCCATCGCCAGCGCACCCGTCGCCAGCCCAACTGTCGCCGCCGCCGTGCTCGCGGGGAACGTGTCCCAGT of the Halobaculum sp. MBLA0143 genome contains:
- a CDS encoding energy-coupling factor transporter transmembrane protein EcfT, whose protein sequence is MTTLSNHVPDPRLVTAFAQHRDSPFHRVNPWTKVALTGAFVVTVTVADSLAVLAGSYAATLAVYGVAGLAYRRLAGWYTLPALFVVSVAGPLAFLEPGTAVGGSLSTPVGDLSVTWTGLTLFAELAFRSLTVVTFTLAAVATTRYAHVAAVLGRLLPRPVDQIALLTYRFTFVMIETLEDLLKAALSRGASLSEFWSNRRLYARLLGTTMLTAVERSERLVVSMEARGYDGTVTPSGDAGRPPARELVAVAVVYATVVAYALAVYGVVP
- a CDS encoding energy-coupling factor ABC transporter ATP-binding protein is translated as MHDVTFTLGQSEVVALVGGNGAGKSTLLEHLNATLVPDDGRLVVGGVEIDDSNREVARREVGFVFQDGDTQLVAPTVIDDVAFGPQNYGASPETARERGREALAAVDGADLVERVPHYLSGGEKRLVGLAGVLALDPSVVVLDEPLAGLDPERSRLVADRIERVHREGRSVVVSTHDLAFAAEIADRVVVMHDGDVIGTGTPREVFYDDDLLARANLHPPAAVRVAREVGLDARPVTETALVDALADRGVTAGARLDGSEH
- a CDS encoding C39 family peptidase, translated to MAFGLGTVGTATASPDTVSVGDARAAAAATVRRAAEREQFAAWEGAGLGQPTTFHARNAARGPAAVPAVYVFPVQEGGRDLGYVTAGARPEWADVIEYSTATPPQRRVAATRAHARRHGARPTDRLLYHGGVKYGVELADGRGVNVRNGRAAPLTEIDPSRVAAQPTGVTTADTTTDVTADSHYYDWLWEVPAWTESDTDDPWDDWDGCVPIAASMALAYHEDVGESVKEVYIDDLHEDMNTNDAGSTFPTDIDNGINEFDTGDDSYNGRNIYLWSHPNFTKQEIGAGRPFLLNMTSGDQADDRNQNYGNHTVTVVGYDEGGDELILHDTWDDTTHHFDWGSWLAASYTKITVE
- a CDS encoding multidrug efflux SMR transporter, producing the protein MREYLYLGVAIVSEIAGTASLKLADGFSNPVPTAVVVVGYLCSFYFLSLTLQELPVGLVYATWSAVGIVGAAAVGVVVFEESVDPAALVGFGLILAGVAVLNLLSETYSPAA
- a CDS encoding cobalamin transport operon protein — protein: MDRWKQYGGLAALFGAFLAAGLWGFTATGGALPWAKRSAKALQRGVKDSSGALVDFGRGVVIAGPIRKGGVVMEFFALVALLAVVGVGLYLYADRYSRSSGAAATDDRDPSTRR